A single Anopheles funestus chromosome 2RL, idAnoFuneDA-416_04, whole genome shotgun sequence DNA region contains:
- the LOC125764659 gene encoding ADP-ribose glycohydrolase OARD1-like, with product MTLSIFFRTVVGSVKQFSVPVFNSNLRSAACAPKKTFAFSAAMANCVREIEGDLFSAPKDHSLAHCVAADLKMGAGIAVRFKQLYGKVDELKAQNVGVGGVAMLADGSQRYVYYLITKKTYNLKPTYDDLTKSLQAMREHMAKNGVEKLAIPRIGCGIDGLEWNKVKDILNNVFGESGSYEIVVYNFVPK from the coding sequence ATGACactttctattttcttccGTACTGTAGTCGGTTCCGTCAAACAGTTTTCTGTACCTGTATTCAACAGTAATCTCCGGTCAGCTGCTTGTGCGCCAAAAAAGACATTCGCATTCTCTGCAGCCATGGCAAACTGTGTGCGCGAAATCGAAGGTGACCTCTTTAGCGCTCCCAAGGACCACTCGCTGGCACACTGCGTGGCCGCTGATCTAAAGATGGGCGCAGGCATCGCGGTCAGGTTCAAGCAACTGTACGGCAAGGTGGACGAACTTAAGGCACAAAACGTTGGTGTCGGTGGAGTGGCCATGTTGGCCGATGGGTCGCAGCGATACGTTTACTATCTCATTACCAAAAAAACTTACAACCTGAAACCTACGTACGATGATCTGACCAAGTCATTGCAGGCCATGAGAGAGCATATGGCAAAGAATGGTGTCGAAAAGTTGGCCATTCCTCGCATTGGGTGTGGTATCGATGGACTCGAGTGGAACAAAGTGAAAGACATCCTGAACAACGTTTTCGGTGAGAGTGGTTCGTACGAAATCGTCGTCTATAATTTTGTACCGAAATGA